The Lactuca sativa cultivar Salinas chromosome 2, Lsat_Salinas_v11, whole genome shotgun sequence genome includes a window with the following:
- the LOC122194384 gene encoding probable serine/threonine-protein kinase PBL23 gives MSVLEEFKHLEIQLEAIESATNNFAVDYLIGEGGFGKVYMAELLLSKGQTTVAIKRLDLNMGQGNSEFWKEVTMLSMYKHQNIVSLLGYCDKNDEKILVYEFASNKSLDLHLNNKDLTWARRLKICIGVARGLAYLHNPAGTQQRVLHRDIKSSNILLDENWNARMGDLGLSKFGPANQKHTFVISNNIAGTLGYCDPQYLETGILTKETDVYSFGVVLFEVLCGRLCLGQNDKNHSFTDLVRKH, from the coding sequence ATGTCCGTCCTAGAAGAGTTTAAACACCTCGAAATACAACTAGAAGCTATAGAATCAGCAACCAATAATTTTGCTGTAGACTATCTCATAGGGGAAGGGGGCTTTGGGAAAGTTTACATGGCAGAACTCCTCCTATCAAAGGGGCAGACCACAGTTGCTATAAAACGCTTAGATCTTAATATGGGGCAAGGAAACTCTGAATTCTGGAAGGAGGTCACTATGCTTTCCATGTACAAGCACCAAAATATTGTCTCCCTCTTAGGGTATTGTGATAAAAATGATGAGAAGATCCTTGTGTACGAGTTTGCATCCAATAAAAGTCTTGACTTGCATCTCAACAACAAGGATCTAACGTGGGCTCGGCGCCTTAAGATATGCATCGGGGTGGCTCGCGGACTGGCATACCTTCATAATCCTGCTGGAACCCAACAAAGAGTTTTGCACCGGGATATTAAAAGTTCTAATATCTTATTAGATGAAAACTGGAATGCAAGGATGGGAGATCTTGGTCTATCAAAATTTGGTCCAGCTAACCAAAAACACACCTTTGTTATCTCCAATAATATTGCGGGCACACTTGGGTATTGTGATCCCCAATATCTTGAGACTGGGATACTAACAAAGGAGACAGACGTGTACTCATTTGGTGTGGTGTTGTTTGAAGTTTTGTGTGGGAGGTTGTGTTTAGGGCAAAATGATAAGAATCATTCGTTTACCGATTTGGTACGCAAGCATTAA